The window TGAAGTAGCTAAATCTGAAACAGTTAAGCCGGCATTAAAGTTGTTGTTATCAATGGGAACCAAAGTGTTCTGCATCCTGTCAGGAATTACATTCTCAACAATGTTGTATGATACACCCCAATTCAGGTCAAATTGCTCGCTTAAATTGTTTTCTCCTAAAAGTTGATTTACAAACAATGAGGTTCTGTCAAATGTCGACCTTCTCACATAACCACCGCCATTGGCGGCATTATCAAAGATGTCTATAACTCCTTCGTACTCATTATGGCTTTGAGCTGTAGAGTTTATATAAAGCGAATTAAACTGCAAAGAGTTATTGTTGTTGATCCTGTAGAACACATTTCCTAAAAGGGTAGCGTTGGTGTCATATTGATATGCCTCATAGGTAAGGTCTTTTCTTGCTACTCCTTGTGTGCTGACAGCCCCTCTTGCGATACCTTCTTTGTAGTTATAGTTATTGTCGAAAGCTGCCGATGCAAAAAAGCTTAACCGGCTTTCTTCCCCAAATGTATAAGAGTCGCCACCTGTTAAAGAAAAGGAGTTTTCTACAGGAGTGTAAGTGTCGGTTCCCCAGCTGTTCTTAAACTTATATGATGACAGCGGGTCGTTAGGGTAGTCTGTGTTGTAAAAACCTGATTTGTTCGGGCCGTCTTGTAAGTAAAATTTATTTACTTCCATAGCGTTGGTGTTGCCACCGATCCCAACTCCAAATTCGAAGTAGCCATCACCTTTATAGTTTTTAGAAACAATGTCGATATTTGCTCCTGCAAAGTCACCGTAATTTTTGTGGCTAAAGGTTTTTGAAATGCCTATGTATTCTACGATGTCAGTTGAGAAAATATCGAGGTTGATATTCTTTCTTGAAGGGTTGTTAGAAGGTAAAGGCAATCCGTTCATTGTTGTTGAGTTGTACCTGTCTCCCAGACCACGCACATAAATGCTTCCTGATCCTTCTTGTTTCGAAATACCTGTTGTTTTTGTTACAGCCGTAGCTACATCACTTACTCCTTTTCTTGAAAGTTCTTCGGCTCCGATACTCTGTTTGATTTCAATGGCCCTTTTCTGATCTAATAGCAGGGCTGCTTCAGATTCTCTCCTTACAGTAGTCGTAACAACTACCTCATCGAGGCTGACGCTGCCGGCCCCAAGAGCAGTATTGATTTCGGTAACTTTACCGGCTTCAATTTTAACGTTTGGAATGGTTATGGTTTCATAACCTACAAAACTGATTGTTATTGAATATGTGCCAGGAGTTAAGCCGCCAATCTCGAACAAACCGTCCATGTCGGTGGTTGTTCCTTTCGTGGTAGCATTTACCTGTACATTTGCGAAGGGTAAGGGATCGTTGTTTAATTCCTTATCCGTAATTTTACCTACAACCGAACCTGCATTGTCTTGTGCGGTTGACAGGGTTGTAACCATTAAAAATAATAATACTAAAAATTGTCTCATCACGTCACTTTAAATTCTGCCGCAAAGAAAGAGGGAGACTGTAAAGGTGATGTTATTCACATGTTATTGTTCTGTGACGACATTGTTAGTTTTATGTTATCTGCATTAAATGAATGTTAACTCCTTTTATTAAATAATATTATCTTTACTTTTGAGCTCGAAAATCAAAGCGACAACGCCTTTTTTGAGTTGTTATATATTGATTTTTAATAAGTTGTTTGAACAAACTTTAAGAAATGAAAAAAAGAGACATTAAAATTCTTCTGGTCGACGATGAACCGGATATCCTTGAAATAGTGGGGTATAATTTATCGAATGAGGGTTACCAGGTTATTACCGCAAAAAACGGGTCGGAGGGTGTTGCGAAGGCAAAAAAGGAACAGCCTCATCTTATTATCCTGGATGTAATGATGCCTGAAATGGACGGTATTGAAGCTTGTGAGCAAATCAGGAAAATGCCTGACCTACAGGAAACAATCATTACCTTCCTGACGGCCAGAGGGGAAGATTATTCTCAGGTGGCTGGATTTGATGCCGGTGCCGATGACTATATTACCAAGCCGATTAAGCCGAAGGTGCTGGTAAGTAAGGTGAAGGCATTATTGAGAAGACTGAAAGAAGGTGCCGAGACTACAGATAAGGTTGTAAAAGTAGGAAATATTACCATTGACAGGGATGAATATAAAATTATTCAGAACGAAGACGAGATTATCTTGCCGAGAAAAGAATTTGAATTGCTTTCTCTGTTGGCATCCAGACCGGGAAAGGTTTTTAAAAGAGAAGAGATCCTGGATAAGGTTTGGGGTAATGAAGTTGTTGTAGGCGGAAGAACCATAGATGTTCATATCAGGAAGCTTCGTGAAAAGATTGGCGACGATCATTTTAAAACGGTAAAAGGAGTCGGGTATAAGTTTGTGTTATAAATGGCAATAAAGCTCAGGAAGTCATACAGGTTTGCGTTGCGTTCTTCTACTTACATTACCCTTATAGTTTCGACGGTAGTGGGTGTAAGCCTTTATTACTTTTACGAACTGAACCCTTTGATTCTTATCATATTTGCATTGTCGTTATTTACTGTCTGCTTCTTTATCCTGCA of the Zhouia spongiae genome contains:
- a CDS encoding TonB-dependent receptor, yielding MRQFLVLLFLMVTTLSTAQDNAGSVVGKITDKELNNDPLPFANVQVNATTKGTTTDMDGLFEIGGLTPGTYSITISFVGYETITIPNVKIEAGKVTEINTALGAGSVSLDEVVVTTTVRRESEAALLLDQKRAIEIKQSIGAEELSRKGVSDVATAVTKTTGISKQEGSGSIYVRGLGDRYNSTTMNGLPLPSNNPSRKNINLDIFSTDIVEYIGISKTFSHKNYGDFAGANIDIVSKNYKGDGYFEFGVGIGGNTNAMEVNKFYLQDGPNKSGFYNTDYPNDPLSSYKFKNSWGTDTYTPVENSFSLTGGDSYTFGEESRLSFFASAAFDNNYNYKEGIARGAVSTQGVARKDLTYEAYQYDTNATLLGNVFYRINNNNSLQFNSLYINSTAQSHNEYEGVIDIFDNAANGGGYVRRSTFDRTSLFVNQLLGENNLSEQFDLNWGVSYNIVENVIPDRMQNTLVPIDNNNFNAGLTVSDLATSDNHRFYQDLTEDELAANLEASYKFKKNEDGDYQGKLSAGYSGRFKNVDFEATQFNFRINRDIQQPQVFTDNLDAYFNQQSLDAGYFSMETYRGSAGTPGVLDPQTYNGSQLIHAAYGAVEYNFSPKFTAIFGLRGEYIFQDIEWETSLDPAGDDSDFDQIEILPSASLRYALNDKQNIRFAGSKTYTLPQFKERAPFQYEEVTQVTFGNPDLYPSTDYNADIKWEFFPSNDELVSVTGFGKYIQNPINEVTVASATNDVSYVNTGESAVALGGELEIRKNIFKFSDNELNNKLSFGFNASYMYTNQDFDSQKVIDETNLSVGFTHDEGTLTGASDLLLNADISYTKDFSENRNILTTLSYNYFSDRLYAIGTNNRGNLVDKAVGTLDFIVKSQLNKNIGLGFKARNLLNPTVKRVQETQDVTVLSYKKGIDLNLSLTYRF
- a CDS encoding response regulator transcription factor, with the protein product MKKRDIKILLVDDEPDILEIVGYNLSNEGYQVITAKNGSEGVAKAKKEQPHLIILDVMMPEMDGIEACEQIRKMPDLQETIITFLTARGEDYSQVAGFDAGADDYITKPIKPKVLVSKVKALLRRLKEGAETTDKVVKVGNITIDRDEYKIIQNEDEIILPRKEFELLSLLASRPGKVFKREEILDKVWGNEVVVGGRTIDVHIRKLREKIGDDHFKTVKGVGYKFVL